Part of the Syntrophorhabdales bacterium genome, CTCTTTCCATTCGAAGGGGAAGGTCGCGTCGTAGCAGACAGCAGCACCCGTATGAGCAGCTCTTTCTTCCGGTGAGAGAAAAGGAAAAAGAGCGTGGCTGGGAGCGCGCTTCTTTATATGAATATCCCTGACCGGGTGCACCCTCGTGGTGAGGGCCCACATTACCTCATCCATATTGGTCACATCCACATCCTCGCCCACCACGATAACAACCGGCCGGTACACACCGACCTTGCTTCCCCAGATTGCCGAAGAAAGGGTGTGCACATAACCAGGGTAGGTTTCCCTTGCGGATATGATAACTGCCATCATCGACGGCGTCAGATAGACGGACTTGAAGGGGAATCCCATTTTTCTGAGCTCCATCGTCAGGGCCGCACTCCCGTATAACGAATAGACAAACGTGGTATCGTCGAACGGCTTACCCGGCGTTGAGACCGGAAGAATGGGCTGATTGCGGTGCGTTACGCAGTTGATCCTGAATACAGGCTGCACTCCTTTGTCGCTCGCAAAATAACCCGCATACTCTCCGAAAGGGCCCTCCGGTCTTCGCTCTCCCGGCAGGACTTCTCCTTCCAGCACTATCTCTGCTGTTGCCGGCACTTCAAGATCAACCGTTTCGCACTTTACGAGTTCAACGGGGCTTCCTCTTAAGCCTCCGGCAAGGTCAACCTCGTTTATACCAGAGGCCACAAGAGACATGGATGCTGAAGCACAGGCAGGGTCTGT contains:
- a CDS encoding UbiD family decarboxylase is translated as MPYADLRAYIRRLDEEGHLKKIEAEVDWNLELGAIMRRANDLREPALLFEKIKGYSSDCRILANLVGAAKPNVFGRVCLSLQLPTGTPAPEIIEEIVRRFEAPVKPVLVNTSQAPCKENILKGEEINVLKWPVPHFRGYDGGRFIGTWHTDITRDPETGWVNWGMYRHMVHDGRSIGWLANPGQHGPGHYYRKYEARGKPMPMAIAIGTDPACASASMSLVASGINEVDLAGGLRGSPVELVKCETVDLEVPATAEIVLEGEVLPGERRPEGPFGEYAGYFASDKGVQPVFRINCVTHRNQPILPVSTPGKPFDDTTFVYSLYGSAALTMELRKMGFPFKSVYLTPSMMAVIISARETYPGYVHTLSSAIWGSKVGVYRPVVIVVGEDVDVTNMDEVMWALTTRVHPVRDIHIKKRAPSHALFPFLSPEERAAHTGAAVCYDATFPFEWKENTPRIADFDHAWPEEIRKLVVSRWKEYGF